The genomic window CTATGTTTGGATGGTATATTTTTTCCGGTACTTGGTGCAGCTCTATGATTATGTTGATTTTGTTTATTCTTTTCTTGAAAAGCAAAGGGTATTTGCAACAAGTAAACGACAGTCATATTCACGATATTGGGAAATGGATGTTCGCAACGAGCTTTCTATGGAGCTATTTGTGGTTTTGTCAATTTATGCTTATTTGGTATGCTAATATTCCTGAGGAGATCACATACTTCCAAACTCGTTTCGACCTTTACAAGCCAGTTATGTGGACAACTTTCTTTGTAAATTTTGCTCTACCAATGATATTTTTAATTGCTAGAGATGCAAAAAGAAATCCTAAATTTTTGGCTGTAGTAGGATGCATTATTTTCTTCTTCCACTGGGTTGATTTATTTCAAATTGTTATGCCGGGAACTGTTGGAGCACATTGGTATTTCTTTAATCCATTAGAGTTGGGGATGTTTATGATGTTTTTAGGTTTGTTTTTGTTTGTGGTTCACACCCAACTTACAAAAGCTCCTTTGATGGTAAAAAATCATCCTTATTTGGACGAGAGTTTACACCATGAATTTTAATTTGTACTAAAATTTAGAATAAAAAAATAACGTATGGTAAAATTTCTAATTTACGTTGTAGTTGTACTTGCTGTGTATGCAATTGCTCAGCTAGTGAGAGTTTTTGAAATAGCTTCAGCTTTAAAAGGCTCTAAACCGCATGAAATAAATGATACTGACAATAAGAACCAAGGACGAATGATGTTGTTGTTTTGGTTGGCATTTGTAGTATTTTGTATATGGGAGGTAATGGAGCATGGTCATAAAATATTACCTAAAGCAGCATCTGATGTGGGTGCTGATATAGACTGGTTAATGTGGCTTAATATGTCAATAATATCTGTTGTTTTCCTTATAACCAATACACTACTATTTTATTTTGCCTATAAATACCAAGGTAGCAAATCAAGAACAGCAACGTTTTATCCGCATAATAATAAATTAGAGTTGATTTGGACTGTTGTTCCTGCAGTGGTTCTTTTTGTAATTATCTTTTTAGGAATTAAGAAATGGAATAACATTACAGATGTTCCTTCAAACGATGCTATTGTAATTGAACTATATGCAAAACAGTTTGATTGGACTGCTCGTTATGCAGGTAAAGACAATGTGTTAGGAAAATCTAATTATAAATTGATTTCAGGTTCTAACTCCTTGGGTATGGATTCTACAGATAAGGCAGGATGGGATGATATGTTAGTAAGAAATGAGTTTCATATTCCTAAAGGCAAGCAAATATCATTTAGAATGAACTCTCGAGATATTATACATAGTGCATATTTTCCTCATTTCCGTCAGCAAATGAATGCGGTACCTGGTATGACTACTGAAATGCATTTTGTTCCAACAATGACTACAAAAGAAATGCGAGCTGAAACGAAGAACGATAAATTCGATTATGTTTTGTTGTGTAACAAAATATGTGGTGCAAGTCATTACAATATGCAAATGATAGTTGTTGTTGACGAAGAAAAGGAATACGCAGAATGGTTGTCAAAACAAAAGCCTTTTTTTACAAAAACTGTTTTAACTAGTAACGAAGAGAATAAAAAAATAGCTCTTAATAATTAATAAAAAAATTTATGGCAGCTCATACACATAGCCACGATTCGCACGCTCATGCTACTCCTCATCATCACGATGAACACGAGCACCACGACACTTTTTTGACTAAGTATGTTTTTAGTCAAGACCATAAAATGATTTCAAAGCAGTTTTTGATTACTGCTATTTTTATGGGCTTGGTAGCAATGACAATGTCTATTATTTTCCGTTTGCAACTTGCATGGCCTGAGCAAAAATTTGCATTTATTAATTGGATGCTTGGGGATAAATGGGGAAAGGATGGAATTTTAGATCCAAACATGTATTTAGCGTTGGTTACTATCCACGGTACTATAATGGTGTTTTTCCTTTTAACAGGAGGATTGAGCGGTACCTTTGCAAATCTTTTAATTCCGTATCAAATTGGAGCTAGGGATATGGCATCTGGCTTTATGAACATGCTGTCTTATTGGTTCTTTTTACTATCGAGTGTGATAATGATTTTTTCGTTATTTATTGAAACGGGTCCAGCATCTGCAGGATGGACTGTTTATCCTCCATTAAGTGCGTTGCCTCAAGCAATGCCTGGTTCTGGGTTAGGTATGACCTTGTGGTTGGTAAGTATGACATTCTTTGTGGTTTCATCTCTATTAGGCGGTTTAAATTACATCGTTACAATTGTAAACCTTAGAACAAAAGGAATGTCGATGACAAGATTGCCATTGACAATTTGGGCATTGCTTATTACAGCTATATTGGGGGTATTATCTTTCCCTGTATTGTTCTCGGCTGTATTACTATTGATTTTTGATAGAAGTTTCGGAACAAGTTTTTATTTGTCTGATATTTATATTGGAGGTCAAGCGTTAGAACAAACAGGCGGTAG from Bacteroidota bacterium includes these protein-coding regions:
- a CDS encoding cytochrome c oxidase subunit II, which codes for MVKFLIYVVVVLAVYAIAQLVRVFEIASALKGSKPHEINDTDNKNQGRMMLLFWLAFVVFCIWEVMEHGHKILPKAASDVGADIDWLMWLNMSIISVVFLITNTLLFYFAYKYQGSKSRTATFYPHNNKLELIWTVVPAVVLFVIIFLGIKKWNNITDVPSNDAIVIELYAKQFDWTARYAGKDNVLGKSNYKLISGSNSLGMDSTDKAGWDDMLVRNEFHIPKGKQISFRMNSRDIIHSAYFPHFRQQMNAVPGMTTEMHFVPTMTTKEMRAETKNDKFDYVLLCNKICGASHYNMQMIVVVDEEKEYAEWLSKQKPFFTKTVLTSNEENKKIALNN